The Ciconia boyciana chromosome 2, ASM3463844v1, whole genome shotgun sequence genome has a segment encoding these proteins:
- the FZD1 gene encoding frizzled-1: MAERRGPAASGGGEVGGGRRAGGGGRCPRLPPPLLLLLLWAAALPAGGQPPAPQYNGERGISIPDHGYCQPISIPLCTDIAYNQTIMPNLLGHTNQEDAGLEVHQFYPLVKVQCSAELKFFLCSMYAPVCTVLEQALPPCRSLCERARQGCEALMNKFGFQWPDTLRCEKFPVHGAGELCVGQNASERGTPTPALRPESWTSNPHRGGTGGGPGGSGPGEPRGRFSCPRALKVPSYLNYRFLGEKDCGAPCEPGRLYGLMYFGPEELRFSRTWIGIWSVLCCASTLFTVLTYLVDMKRFSYPERPIIFLSGCYTAVAVAYIAGFLLEERVVCNERFAEDGSRTVAQGTKREGCTILFMMLYFFGMASSIWWVILSLTWFLAAGMKWGHEAIEANSQYFHLAAWAVPAIKTITILALGQVDGDVLSGVCFVGINNVDALRGFVLAPLFVYLFIGTSFLLAGFVSLFRIRTIMKHDGTKTEKLEKLMVRIGIFSVLYTVPATIVIACYFYEQAFREQWERSWVTQSCKSYAIPCPNNHSSHHPPMSPDFTVFMIKYLMTLIVGITSGFWIWSGKTLNSWRKFYTRLTNSKQGETTV, from the coding sequence ATGGCCGAGCGGCGCGGGCCggcggcgagcggcggcggggaagttggcggcgggcggcgggcgggcggcggcggccggtgcccgcggctgccgccgccgctgctgctgctgctgctgtgggcggcggcgctgccggccgggGGCCAGCCGCCGGCGCCGCAGTACAACGGCGAGCGGGGCATCTCCATCCCGGACCACGGCTACTGCCAGCCCATCTCCATCCCGCTCTGCACCGACATCGCCTACAACCAGACCATCATGCCCAACCTGCTGGGCCACACCAACCAGGAGGACGcggggctggaggtgcaccaGTTCTACCCGCTGGTGAAGGTGCAGTGCTCGGCCGAGCTCAagttcttcctctgctccatgtACGCCCCGGTGTGCAccgtgctggagcaggcccTGCCGCCCTGCCGCTCCCTCTGTGAGCGGGCCCGCCAGGGCTGCGAGGCCCTCATGAACAAGTTCGGCTTCCAGTGGCCCGACACGCTGCGCTGCGAGAAGTTCCCGGTGCACGGGGCCGGCGAGCTCTGCGTGGGGCAAAACGCCTCGGAGCGCGGCACCCCCACGCCTGCCCTGCGCCCCGAGAGCTGGACCAGCAACCCCCACCGCGGGGGCaccggcggcggccccgggggctcGGGGCCCGGCGAGCCCCGCGGGCGCTTCTCCTGCCCGCGGGCGCTGAAGGTGCCCTCCTACCTGAACTACCGCTTCCTGGGGGAGAAGGACTGCGGGGCACCCTGCGAGCCCGGCCGCCTCTACGGGCTCATGTACTTCGGGCCTGAGGAGCTGCGCTTCTCCCGCACCTGGATTGGCATCTGGTCGGTGCTCTGCTGTGCCTCCACCCTCTTCACCGTCCTCACCTACCTGGTGGACATGAAGCGGTTCAGCTACCCTGAGCGGCCCATCATCTTCCTCTCGGGCTGCTACACGGCGGTGGCCGTGGCCTACATCGCCGGCTTCCTCCTGGAGGAGAGGGTGGTCTGCAACGAGCGCTTCGCCGAGGACGGCTCCCGCACCGTGGCGCAGGGCACGAAGCGGGAGGGCTGCACCATCCTCTTCATGATGCTCTACTTCTTCGGCATGGCCAGCTCCATCTGGTGGGTCATCCTCTCCCTCACCTGGTTCCTGGCTGCCGGCATGAAGTGGGGCCATGAGGCCATCGAGGCCAACTCCCAGTACTTCCACCTGGCTGCCTGGGCTGTGCCGGCCATCAAGACCATCACCAtcctggccctggggcaggTGGACGGGGACGTCCTCAGCGGCGTCTGCTTTGTGGGCATCAACAATGTGGATGCCCTGCGGGGCTTCGTGCTGGCCCCCTTGTTCGTCTACCTGTTCATCGGCACCTCCTTCCTGCTGGCCGGCTTCGTGTCCCTCTTCAGGATCCGGACCATCATGAAGCATGATGGCACCAAGACGGAAAAGCTGGAGAAGCTGATGGTGAGGATAGGCATCTTCAGTGTCCTCTACACAGTGCCGGCCACCATCGTCATTGCCTGCTATTTTTACGAGCAAGCTTTTAGGGAAcagtgggagaggagctgggtcACGCAGAGCTGTAAGAGCTATGCCATCCCCTGCCCCAACAACCACAGCAGCCACCACCCGCCCATGAGCCCCGACTTCACTGTCTTCATGATCAAGTATCTCATGACCTTAATTGTGGGCATCACCTCGGGCTTCTGGATCTGGTCTGGGAAAACCCTGAACTCCTGGAGGAAGTTTTACACCAGGCTCACCAACAGTAAGCAGGGCGAGACCACCGTCTGA